Proteins from a single region of Streptomyces griseiscabiei:
- a CDS encoding ribonuclease domain-containing protein: MSATSGPIKPAEPHTEPHTEPHTAPPTEPSGGQRHKRRSRWLSGKFLALFLAVATILGGVTLLTTESQQKASAAVDDGNGFTFPGRLEEMVAFWATKAWPTNKATSSEQDSNGTTAFIYRGGNYGDRDGQLTAFITANFPNALTPTFNEYDIDFRPTRRTSRNADRIVRDSTNGFIFFTDDHYANFHLYAYQNLPDVDDAQPSMPDNTFTVENSLTPVAEETAGDPPAGGDRGGTPDPTVFAPVEDPDFEVQNNDPLGQADETGDLIYTQIGSFLLGALLLIASV, from the coding sequence ATGAGCGCGACTTCGGGACCGATCAAACCCGCCGAACCACACACCGAACCACACACCGAACCACACACCGCACCACCCACCGAACCCTCCGGCGGCCAACGCCACAAACGCCGTTCCCGCTGGCTCAGCGGGAAGTTCCTCGCCCTCTTCCTCGCCGTCGCCACCATCCTCGGCGGCGTGACCCTGCTGACGACGGAGTCGCAGCAGAAGGCGAGTGCCGCCGTCGACGACGGCAACGGCTTCACCTTTCCCGGCCGTCTCGAAGAGATGGTCGCGTTCTGGGCGACCAAGGCCTGGCCGACGAACAAGGCCACGTCCTCGGAGCAGGACTCGAACGGCACCACGGCCTTCATCTACCGCGGCGGCAACTACGGCGACCGGGACGGCCAGCTCACCGCGTTCATCACGGCCAACTTCCCCAACGCGCTGACGCCGACCTTCAACGAGTACGACATCGACTTCCGGCCCACCCGGCGGACCTCGCGCAACGCCGACCGCATCGTCCGTGACTCGACCAACGGCTTCATCTTCTTCACCGACGACCACTACGCCAACTTCCACCTCTACGCCTACCAGAACCTCCCCGACGTGGACGACGCCCAGCCGTCGATGCCCGACAACACCTTCACCGTCGAGAACTCCCTCACCCCGGTCGCGGAGGAGACGGCCGGTGACCCGCCGGCGGGAGGTGACCGCGGCGGCACACCGGACCCGACCGTCTTCGCGCCCGTCGAGGACCCGGACTTCGAGGTCCAGAACAACGATCCGCTGGGCCAGGCCGACGAGACGGGTGACCTGATCTACACGCAGATCGGGAGCTTCCTGCTCGGCGCCCTGCTGCTCATCGCCAGCGTGTGA
- a CDS encoding GlxA family transcriptional regulator — translation MHTVAVLALDNVIPFDMSAPVDTFGWARLPDGREAYRVRVCSAAADGEVKAGPFGVRAPYGLEALAEADTIILPGTEDPTAPLPPGVAEALHAAAASGTRIASICVGAFLFAATGLLDGLRATTHWIAAPDLAARHPLVTVDPNVLYVDNGQFLTSAGAAAALDMCLHMIRKDHGSAVAAFTARMCVMPLEREGGQAQFIVQDQPPAPAGATMEPLLRWLEENVERDLTLDDIALHAGTSARTLNRRFREQTGTTPLQWLHRARVRRAQYLLESTDHTVERIATQAGFGSPTAFRDRFKRVVGTSPYAYRRAFRGEGGGGL, via the coding sequence ATGCACACCGTGGCCGTCCTGGCGCTGGACAACGTGATCCCCTTCGACATGTCGGCCCCCGTCGACACCTTCGGCTGGGCCCGGCTGCCGGACGGGCGGGAGGCGTACCGGGTGCGGGTCTGCTCGGCGGCGGCGGACGGGGAGGTGAAGGCGGGCCCGTTCGGCGTGCGGGCGCCGTACGGGCTGGAGGCGCTGGCCGAGGCGGACACGATCATTCTGCCGGGGACCGAGGACCCGACCGCGCCGTTGCCGCCGGGGGTGGCGGAGGCGCTGCACGCGGCGGCGGCGAGCGGGACGCGGATCGCCTCGATCTGCGTGGGCGCGTTCCTCTTCGCCGCGACGGGCCTGCTGGACGGGCTGCGCGCCACCACCCACTGGATCGCGGCCCCCGACCTGGCGGCCCGCCACCCCCTCGTCACCGTCGACCCGAACGTCCTCTACGTCGACAACGGCCAGTTCCTGACCTCGGCCGGCGCGGCGGCGGCCCTGGACATGTGTCTGCACATGATCCGCAAGGACCATGGCTCGGCGGTCGCCGCGTTCACCGCCCGGATGTGTGTGATGCCGCTCGAACGGGAGGGCGGCCAGGCCCAGTTCATCGTCCAGGACCAGCCTCCGGCCCCGGCGGGCGCGACGATGGAGCCCCTGCTGCGTTGGCTGGAGGAGAACGTGGAGCGGGATCTGACCCTGGACGACATCGCCCTCCACGCCGGCACCAGCGCCCGTACCCTGAACCGCCGCTTCCGCGAGCAGACCGGTACGACGCCCCTGCAGTGGCTGCACCGGGCACGGGTCCGGCGGGCGCAGTATCTGCTGGAGTCGACCGACCACACGGTCGAACGCATCGCGACCCAGGCGGGGTTCGGCTCCCCGACGGCGTTCCGGGACCGCTTCAAGAGGGTGGTGGGGACGAGTCCGTACGCGTATCGGCGGGCGTTTCGGGGGGAGGGGGGTGGGGGTCTCTAG
- a CDS encoding protease, whose translation MTKFLLSLHVLAAIIAVGPVTVAASMFPPSARKALAEPGSERAVSAVRLLHRICRVYGGVGIAVPVLGFATAMSMGVLKDTWLIVSMLLTALAAMVLLALVLPRQEEILEGLDGGSEATTGGTRTTVGGTRTALGPAVTARLAMFTGVFNLLWATVTILMIVRPGSTTGA comes from the coding sequence GTGACCAAGTTCCTGCTCTCCCTCCACGTCCTCGCCGCGATCATCGCCGTCGGGCCCGTCACCGTCGCGGCCAGCATGTTCCCGCCGAGCGCGCGCAAGGCGCTGGCCGAACCCGGGAGCGAGCGGGCGGTGTCGGCCGTACGGCTGCTGCACCGGATCTGCCGGGTGTACGGCGGGGTGGGCATCGCCGTACCCGTGCTCGGGTTCGCCACGGCGATGAGCATGGGGGTGCTGAAGGACACCTGGCTGATCGTGTCGATGCTGCTGACGGCCCTCGCGGCGATGGTCCTGCTGGCTCTGGTGCTGCCCCGGCAGGAGGAGATCCTGGAGGGGCTCGACGGAGGGAGCGAGGCGACCACCGGTGGGACGCGAACGACCGTCGGTGGGACGCGAACGGCCCTCGGCCCCGCGGTGACCGCCCGACTCGCCATGTTCACCGGTGTGTTCAACCTGCTGTGGGCGACGGTCACGATCCTGATGATCGTGCGGCCCGGTTCGACCACGGGAGCGTGA
- a CDS encoding levansucrase, giving the protein MHPQQSPSQTYVTSVAARLAADECQTWWEEWGGVPVLVGRRADFRLRWMAKIHLFTVVVAVPEITMPTIGTFTFQAMEYAKRAKGGLPAGLQTGICLFPVLVSDRVDPAAVQWAEGQARHEWGITARPVVVDSARQYVGLCRRKGFVGRAYASHMLKKGGLYLDGR; this is encoded by the coding sequence ATGCATCCACAGCAGTCGCCCTCCCAGACCTACGTCACCTCCGTGGCCGCCCGTCTCGCCGCCGACGAATGTCAGACCTGGTGGGAGGAGTGGGGTGGGGTGCCCGTGCTCGTGGGGCGGCGGGCCGACTTCCGGCTGCGGTGGATGGCGAAGATACATCTGTTCACGGTGGTGGTCGCCGTCCCGGAGATCACGATGCCGACGATCGGCACCTTCACCTTCCAGGCCATGGAGTACGCCAAACGCGCCAAGGGCGGGCTGCCGGCCGGTCTGCAGACCGGGATATGCCTGTTCCCCGTGCTGGTCAGCGACCGGGTGGACCCGGCCGCCGTGCAGTGGGCGGAGGGACAGGCCCGCCACGAGTGGGGCATCACGGCCCGGCCCGTCGTGGTCGACAGCGCGCGCCAGTACGTGGGGCTCTGCCGGCGCAAGGGCTTCGTGGGCAGGGCCTACGCGTCGCACATGCTCAAGAAGGGCGGGCTCTATCTCGACGGCCGGTGA